From the Methanobrevibacter sp. genome, the window GCATTACGTAACGCAATAAAAATAATTAACTAAATAAAAATAAAAAATTAATTAGGAAAACTCCTAAACTTAACTAATTCATTTAATCATTATTCTTAATTTACTCCTAACTATCTCCATTAAGATAATTCCTCTCAAACTAAGTTCAATTTATTATAATGAATTTCTAAAAAAAACAAAAAAATACAGAAATTATACTATATTAAATTTCACAATTCTAAAATTATATTAATCTTCTACAATCCTATAAGTAACAAATACACCTGCAGTTTGACTTTCTCTAGTAATTCTTAATACGTTTCCAGGTTCTGCACCTATAGCTTTCACAACAGGATCATCAGATTTTATTTTAGGAAGGTCTTTAAAATCATAATCAACTTCACTAAATTCATCTGAAATTTCATCTTCAGTCATGATTTCATGCTTTGGTACAAGCATATGGTCTTGAATATCAATTTTCAAATTTTTTCCTCCGAATAGAAAAGTTAAAATATAAAATTAGAAACAGGCCTGACGGGAATTGAACCCGCGGCCGCTTGGTTAAAAGCCAAGCGCTCTGCCAGACTGAGCTACAGGCCTATATGACTTATACACCATTCAAGATATGAGCGCCCTGGCCGGGATTTGAACCCGAGTCGCGGGCTCGACAGGCCCACATGATAGCCCCTACACCACCAGGGCATATCCTCAAATAGTATAATAAACACTATTAATTACTTTAATTTTCATCATATATAAATGTTTTGGAAAAATCATAATATTTCATAAAAAATATACATGACTCAAATTATTAAATTGAAATCCCGCCTGCCGGACTTGAACCAGCAACATTTGGATCTACAGTCCAACGCTCTGCCAAATTGAGCTAAGGCGGGAAGATGGGTCCGCCCGGATTTGAACCGGAGTCTCAGGCTCCCAAAGCCCAAAGGATCGACCAAGCTACCCTACGGACCCACATACAATATGTATGTTGATGACATACTAATAAAATATTATTGATACAAGTATATAAATGTTACGATATTTCATGTATCATTAACAAAATTTATATAAAAAATTATATATTAAAGCCCCGGACGGGAATTGAACCCGCGACCACGAGATTACAAGTCTCGCGCTCTACCAGACTGAGCCACCGAGGCAATTATATATAAAATTATATAACACTATAAGTTTTATTAAAAGTTATTTAAATACTTTACTATAAATCAATGATTTTGATTAAAATTTAAATAATAAAAAATTTATAATTAATAATCATGACAAATAATGAAAATAATATCTTAAGTAAAATCAACAAAACATTAGAAAACATTCGAGAAAAAAATGCTTTAACCCATTGCATAACCAATTCAGTAACAATAAATGACTGTGCAAACGCAGTACTTGCAATTGGTGGATCTCCATTTATGGCAGAAGATGCAGAAGAACTCGAAGAAGTAGTAACAATAGCAGACGTGCTTGTAATAAACATTGGAAAATTAAGTAAAAATCAAATCGAATCAATGAAAATTAGTGCAAAAACTGCAAATGAAACAAACACACCAATAATATTAGACCCTGTAGGAGTGGGAGTTACCGAACTTAGAAACAAAACCACATTAGATTTAATTGAAAACTATAATATAACTGCAATCAGGGGAAATATCACCGAAATAAAAGCAATTGCAAAATTAGTAGGAGTTTTAGATGAAAGCAACACTGCAAAAGGTGTTGACGTCAATATTGATGATATCATTACCTCTGAAAACTTAAAAGCAAATGGAGACATAATCTGTGAACTTGCAAATAAATTAGATACCGTCATCCTCGCCAGTGGCCCTATTGATATCCTAAGTGACGGCGAAACTACCGTTGCAATAGATAATGGAGATGATATGATGCCATTGATTACAGGAAGCGGATGCATGCTATCTTCAATTGTAGGCAGTTGTATTGGAGGGTCAAATCCTTTTGACGGCAGTCTTGTAGCAATATTGGCTATGAACATAGCCGGTGAAAAAGCAAGAGCAAAAGTTGAAGAAAAAGATGAAGGAACCGGATCATTTAGAGCATATTTAATAGACTACCTTTACAAAACAGACAGTAAAACTTTAGTAAACGAAGCAAACATTGAGATATTATGAAAAACATAGATTTATCTCTATATCTTGTCACAGACAAAAGTAACGATGTAGAAAAATTTCTAAAAACCATTGAAGAAGCAATTAAGGGTGGAGTAAGTGTAGTTCAAATTAGAGAAAAAACTGCAGACACTCTTGATTTTTATAACTTGGCATTGAAAGTTAAGGAAATTACAACAAAATACAATGTTCCATTAATCATCAATGACAGAGTGGATGTTGCTCTTGCAATTGATGCTGATGGAATTCATGTTGGTCAATCTGACATGCCCTGTGATGTGACAAGAAAACTAGTCGGCACTGACAAAATTGTTGGAGTTTCAGCTGCAACTATTGAAGAAGCAAAAAAAGCTGAAAAAGATGGTGCCGATTATATAGGAACAGGAGCAGTATTTCCAACATCTACAAAAGATGATGCTCCTGAAATTACAAAAGATGATTTAAAAGAAATTGTGGAATCAATTAATATCCCAGTTGTAGCCATTGGAGGAATTACCATAGATAATGCCCATGAACTAAAAAATACTGGGATTAAAGGATTGTCTGTAGTGAGTGCTATAATGAGCTCAGAAAATCCTAAAAAATCTTCAGAAGAGCTATTAAATATTTTTAATAGCTAATCTTTACTATTTTTTAAAGCTTCTACAGCAGCTAATTTTTTACCGGCAAGCATGCTAATGCAAGCTCCACCACCACTACTCAAGTGACTCATTTGGTCTTCCAAACCGAGTCCTGCAGTAGCTGCTGCAATATGTCCCCCACCTATGAGTGAAAAACCATTAGAGTTTGCAATTGCATTTATTAAATCTTCAGTTCCCAATGCAAATTTAGGGTCTTCAAATACACCGGCAGGACCATTTGCAAAAATCGCTTTGGCATCTCTTATTTCACCGGCATAATATGCAATAGTTTTTACACCAATATCAAATATTGATTCATTAGGAATTTCAGTATAATCAATATCTACACGTTCACCGTCAATTTCACATGCAACATCAATAGGATATTTTACTTTATCGCCAAACCTTTCAATCAGTTCCTTTGATTTGGCAACCATATCTTCATAACCTCTGCTTATAATAAAGTTCCTGTTCACTTCACCTATATCTGCACCGGAAGCCCATAAAACAATGTTTCCTACAATACCAGTTGTTAAAATTGAATCAGCTGTTCCATTGCTCAATACATTTTCCATTACATCTATGGAATCATCAGGCTTCATCCCACCAAGCAGAAATACACACGGATGTTCGACATTATCAAGTGCATCCTGGATTACAGTTAATTCTTTTTCCATTACTCTACCGGCAGCAGAAGGAGTGTTTACAGTAAAGCCAACTAATGAAGCCTGAGACCTGTGAGCTGCAGCAAAAGCATCATTTACAAAATAATCAATCAATGGAGATAATTGAGTAACAAGATGAGTTTTTGATTGCTCCAAAGGAGTTCTTGAAAGAGTCTCTTCAGAGAAAAATCTTGCGTTTTCAAGTAAAAGAATTTCATGAGGTTTCAATGCCTTGATTGCCTCTTTTGCAGAATTTGAAAACAATGAATCGACATATCTGACTCTTAAATTTAATATTTCAGATAATGCATCAGCATGTTGAGATAAAGTTGTGAAATCTTTTTTACCCGGACGAGACTGATGAGCAAGAATTACCACTTTTGCACCTTTATTTGACAGTTCCTTAATAGTTTGAGCATGTAATTTCAATCTTGTATCATCCAAAATTATCCCAGAACCCGGGTCCACCGGGGAATTAACATCAACCCTAACAAGTACAGTTTTATCCTCTACATCAAAATCATCAATTGTATTAAATTCCTTAGCCATTTTCTCACTCTATAATTTACTTACCAAATCAAGTAAAGCATCTTTTGGGCTTTCAGCTTTAATAATTCCAGATGCAAGCAATACCCCATCAGCACCCAAATCCATAGCTGCTTTCATATCATCTCCAGTTGTAATGCCTGCCCCACATAATACTTTAACATTTTTATTGATTTTTTTAACTTCCTTGACTGTATCCTCAACAACCTCAGGCTGTGCTTGAGATACAGGTATTCCAGTACCAATGAGTTCTGGAGGTTCAACAGCAACAGCAGTTGGAGACAATGTAGCAATTGCTTTTGAGGTTTCAATATTGTTAGTGCATACACATGATTCAATATTATTCTCTTTACATAATTTTACAACCTCATCAATGTCTGCCAGTTTCATTCTTTGTTCTGAATGATTTATTAAAGATCCAGTAATTCCCGCATCAATCAGTGTATTAATCAGATTAGAACCTGTGTGTCCTCCAGGAGCAACAGGGTCAATGTGTTGAGCAAAAATAGGAAGTGAAGTTTCTTCACTTATTCTATAAATGTCTGCTGCCTGTGGAGATGCAACCATAGTGATTCCAGATTCACTAGCAGCACTTTCTAAGTCATGTGCAAGTTTTAAAGCATTTGCACCACTTGATTCCAAATAAGTTTTATAATTTAATATTACAATTGGAGTATCCATAATAATCCCACAATATACTTTAATATATTACATATTTAGAAAACATTATTAAATAAATTTTTGATTGGAAATTCGTTTTTGAGACAATTCAATATACTCTTCTTTAATGTCATATCCGATATAGTGGCGATTATTTTTAACAGCAGCAATGCAGGTTGTTCCACTGCCACAGAACGGGTCCAGTACAACATCACCTTCGTAACTGTATAAGTTGATTAGCCTGTGAGGCAATTCGATAGGAAATGGTGCGGGATGACCAATCTTTTTAGCGTTGACTGCAGGAAATGTCCAGATGCTTTTTGTCCATTGGATAAAATCATCATGTCCAATTGTATCCCTTTTTTCCTGTTTCTTGTTTTTGGAGTAGGATTCCTTTGAAAATACAAGAATATATTCATGAAAATCCCTGAGCACAGGATTGGATGCTGACATCCAGCTTCCCCATGCGCATGAGCCGCCGGCACTTGCTGACTTGTCCCATATTATTTCACCGCGCATT encodes:
- the thiM gene encoding hydroxyethylthiazole kinase, producing the protein MTNNENNILSKINKTLENIREKNALTHCITNSVTINDCANAVLAIGGSPFMAEDAEELEEVVTIADVLVINIGKLSKNQIESMKISAKTANETNTPIILDPVGVGVTELRNKTTLDLIENYNITAIRGNITEIKAIAKLVGVLDESNTAKGVDVNIDDIITSENLKANGDIICELANKLDTVILASGPIDILSDGETTVAIDNGDDMMPLITGSGCMLSSIVGSCIGGSNPFDGSLVAILAMNIAGEKARAKVEEKDEGTGSFRAYLIDYLYKTDSKTLVNEANIEIL
- the thiE gene encoding thiamine phosphate synthase, whose translation is MKNIDLSLYLVTDKSNDVEKFLKTIEEAIKGGVSVVQIREKTADTLDFYNLALKVKEITTKYNVPLIINDRVDVALAIDADGIHVGQSDMPCDVTRKLVGTDKIVGVSAATIEEAKKAEKDGADYIGTGAVFPTSTKDDAPEITKDDLKEIVESINIPVVAIGGITIDNAHELKNTGIKGLSVVSAIMSSENPKKSSEELLNIFNS
- a CDS encoding phosphoglycerate kinase produces the protein MAKEFNTIDDFDVEDKTVLVRVDVNSPVDPGSGIILDDTRLKLHAQTIKELSNKGAKVVILAHQSRPGKKDFTTLSQHADALSEILNLRVRYVDSLFSNSAKEAIKALKPHEILLLENARFFSEETLSRTPLEQSKTHLVTQLSPLIDYFVNDAFAAAHRSQASLVGFTVNTPSAAGRVMEKELTVIQDALDNVEHPCVFLLGGMKPDDSIDVMENVLSNGTADSILTTGIVGNIVLWASGADIGEVNRNFIISRGYEDMVAKSKELIERFGDKVKYPIDVACEIDGERVDIDYTEIPNESIFDIGVKTIAYYAGEIRDAKAIFANGPAGVFEDPKFALGTEDLINAIANSNGFSLIGGGHIAAATAGLGLEDQMSHLSSGGGACISMLAGKKLAAVEALKNSKD
- a CDS encoding site-specific DNA-methyltransferase; the encoded protein is MQRKTQTTSFGSIVRESHSSKKFYNSKLFKDFQIPKNIEYKQTKIDEKDLDKLYCKSSEVMDEIPNNSVHLMITSPPYNVGKEYDEDLSLDEYLELLSKVFSQTYDKLVTGGRACINIANIGRKPYIPLHAMVIEIMFDLGFLMRGEIIWDKSASAGGSCAWGSWMSASNPVLRDFHEYILVFSKESYSKNKKQEKRDTIGHDDFIQWTKSIWTFPAVNAKKIGHPAPFPIELPHRLINLYSYEGDVVLDPFCGSGTTCIAAVKNNRHYIGYDIKEEYIELSQKRISNQKFI
- the tpiA gene encoding triose-phosphate isomerase translates to MDTPIVILNYKTYLESSGANALKLAHDLESAASESGITMVASPQAADIYRISEETSLPIFAQHIDPVAPGGHTGSNLINTLIDAGITGSLINHSEQRMKLADIDEVVKLCKENNIESCVCTNNIETSKAIATLSPTAVAVEPPELIGTGIPVSQAQPEVVEDTVKEVKKINKNVKVLCGAGITTGDDMKAAMDLGADGVLLASGIIKAESPKDALLDLVSKL
- a CDS encoding DNA-directed RNA polymerase subunit H → MKIDIQDHMLVPKHEIMTEDEISDEFSEVDYDFKDLPKIKSDDPVVKAIGAEPGNVLRITRESQTAGVFVTYRIVED